The nucleotide sequence TGTTCACCTCTTCACGGCTCACTTAAACAGTAATGCAAGCAGCAATAAGGTTAACCATAGAAGTGGAATCTGAAGGCCAACTGTCATTCTTGGACAGCCTCGTGCAACATAAAGGGCCAATCCTGTTATTCGAGGTGTTTAGGAAGCTAACTCACACGgggcgctacctcaactacacattggtgcaccctgcttcgcaaaagaggtctgttgtctCCTCTCTTCGTTGGGTGAAAAATGTGTGCACAACAGCAGAAGACCACATGGCAGACAATTCACTTGTGCGGTGGGAATTGATGGCTTGGGGATAACCTGAGtacttcattgactcagtagggtGCCAGCTGGCTCACGCAGTACCCACCCACCCTGGACCCCCCAAAAAGACGGGCTTCAATACCGTACATCCGTGGCATTAGCGAGGCCCTTGCTCATGTGGAAGAGCACGGCAGGAAGAACAAATCCTGACAAGCTTGCCAACTGTCACGAATTTCAGCGCTCCAAGAATGGACAGAGACGCAATGCaaatatgttaaatatttttCCCAAGACACAATATAACCCAAAACAAATGAACAGCAAAGTAAGTGCGCACAAAATATACCCTGTACACAAAAGAGATATTAACAAAACTAGGTATATACATAATCAAACAAATCAGATATTAGCTGTATAATGTTTATAGTCTGACTGGCCAAGTGACAGTCCCCAAGAATCGAATGTTCTGACTGTCAGAGTAGCAGTGAACGTTGGCAGGGCGTGGTGCAAGATGTCGGCCTGCGTAGTTGCAACACGACGTAGACATAGACCTTCGTTGTGAGTGACGAGGTTGTAGCCCCCTTACGAGACTTGCATTGCACAGGACGCAGTCTGGACTAGTCGGGCATTGTGTGGCCGATGTGGTCAGGTGATTGTGGCACTGGACAAGGCCGGTTATGGCAGCGTGGCTTTGGGCCGGGGTTGCAGAGCATAGTGATGGCGATGTAGTCAGGTCTTGGAAGCTGTTGTTGGCCAACTCTTGGATGTCCTCTCGTCTGTCTGTGGTCCCAACCTACTACTTCCCATCTCCAAAGCACAGCGAGAGATGCGACTGCCTTGCTTCTCATCCATGTCAGCAATGCGCGCTCCTTGGTTTTCCTCCCCTTTTCCTTCAATTTTTCGCTGACACTTCACATGCTTCCTCACCTCATGTATCCATTGTCCATTTCACTGACCAATGTCGCCTGCTCCACATTATCGCACATGCTCTGCCGGTGACTCGTGACAGTGCGAAAAGGCAAAGCATGGCAGCAAACGTATCCACTTGTCAGTCAGcactgtgtttgtcttttgttttaTCTCATCTGTTGGTACTGTTCCTTGCCAAGGTGGCCAAGGTTTGTATTCAACatatgaaaagtgtgcagtgcaAACCGGAAAAGAGATGGTACCCTGGCTTGAATGGAAGCATACTCCGTTGACTTCAGTTGCACAAATGGCCAGGAGTGTACACCTTGAGACACTCTAGTTTATGGCATTGTAGGTCTTGAAGGCCGTGGAATTGGCTAACATGGCTAACACTTTTCTGCATGCTTCACTTGATGATTCTCGTAAACCACAAGTGTTCTCAGCATTATGTTCAAATGCCTTATGCCATTTTAATGTGATGTTTAACATGCCTCCCTTCTCTGCTACTAGTGCACTTTCTATTTCGTTGCTTATATGTaccttttatttacttattagttATGTGTAATATCTGCAGTGTCATTGTCTTACAGCGACACTGTTACGAGGTGTTTCACAATGGTTACAGTCTATATTCTTTCTTTAATTATGTGCAATATATGCAGTGCCATTGAGACTTCCAACATCTTAAGCGATGCTGTTAAGAAAAGTTACAATGCGGATGCAGCTACATTAAATGTAAACGCAATGCTGGTTCGAAGCCTTGAACTTGTTTTGAGACATAAATATCAACAATTATAAAATAATAGTTACCTGCATATACCTTGTTTGAATACATAGCTTATTTGCACGGTTCCTGAATAAGTAATTCATAATTTGTTTCTCGCATCTTATTATACTGGCTTTGTGTTAAAAGTCAGCAAGGACCTTGTATGGCTGCTGCCGTAAAAGCAGATTCCAAGCTGCTGCTAGCCTGCACGCAGGCTATCACTAATACAACCAGCCTTGAccatgctcgagcgcagcagcacTGGCTGCGTGCAAGCAAGGCTGTGAGCCAGCAATCAGATCCCTTATTCCTCTGAAGGGTGTGAGAAATCTCTTATAACAGTGTGGTCAGATTGgcacagtaaaacttcatttgggcctagttggtacataattctgaacttaacgttacagcgcaaacacctaagacgaaccacaagcgccagtgtgtgtcgtgtcttcttGTGGTTCGTCttgggtgtttgcgctgtaatgtTAAGTTCAGATTGGCACACTTCTCTGAAAgattttttttgtactttttatTCTTCCCAAGATGTTATGGAATGAAGCTTCCAAAAGTTGTCATCTCGACTAGGCCACATGTTCTTTTATGATGCGGTCTTCAGCACTGCCTGTTTTTTGCCTTTAATCGTCAGAAGTGAGCCCACACGCTGGTTCTAAGGCTCTGTAAGCCTTCTTGCACCAGCAGCATTGTCCGAGTGGAATATCAGTAAGGAAGCTTGGATGATGGCCATCAGAAGCCCACTTGTCATTATTCTGccacttttgttgcttttcttgagactgctttttctttcaatgttATTATGTTAAGAAATTAAAGCATGACGTATGTTCGGAGCTAAGGGCATGATCCACCGGCTTCAAAGTTCCTAGAGTCAGTCTGTGCATGGAATTGTGAGGCGGTGCTGCTATTAAGGGCATGCACTTTCACCCGCTCTCAAAATCGGGGTACAATACAATGAACATTTTACCATCCCTTACGACTCTCTCTTAGCCACTATGTTTGCCTTTCGGTAATATGGGGGAAAAAAGCAAAGCTGAACTCTGCTTTATTTAGTCCACTCTCCCAGCTTGTCACAGTAAAAGTGGCTCTGTTAGTGCCTACTAGAACTTTCATTTTCCTAATCATTTAATTTTGAAGTGCAATAAGTGTTTTGGCGTCTTCTCAACTTTTTGCTGCTTTAACTCTTGCACATGTCAATATTAATGAGAAATGATGTCCTCTTTACCTTGTGTAGTACCACAGTCTAGATTTGTCAGAGAATGCACTGTTATAGCTATGGTATTTCTACAATAAATTTATTGCACCTTGTTTAGGCACTTGTGGCTGATTTCCATGTTTTTTTATGTACTTCATAAGGTCTTGGCTTAAACCTGCAGCTGGATGAGTTGCTTTCTATTCTTACTGTTTGGTTTGTGCACATAACACATGGGCAAGAAAATCAAAACCAGTTGAGAGATTGTGCTTGCGTCGTCCATTTCTTCCTTGCCTCTGCTTAtgcaataaatttattttctacaaagCACTACTTTGCTTACTTTTGTTTGCATCTTCTAGCTTGCAAACCAATATATTGTGTATTTCTCAGTGTGGAAAATCAATATTGAAAATTCATAACTTGGCATACTAGCCGAGTCATGTGAACAGATACTCCCATATGTTCCTGTAAAACATCCATGATCATTGTAAAGAAATACTATGGTACTTTGAAAAGCCTCCCTCGAATGTAAAAAAAGTATTCCCATAGCTTCCTGCAAAAACTCCGTGATGGATGTAAACACATGCTCCCATAATTCCCTGCATAAGCTctttgatggaggtaaacatatactcccatagttccctacaaaagctccgcgatggaggtaaacacgtgctcccatagttccctgcgcaagctctttgatggaggtaaacatatactcccatagttccctacaaaagctccgcgatggaggaAAACATATGCTCCCATAGTTGcccgcagaagctccgcgatggaagtaaacatatactcccataagtacctccacaacctccgcgatggaggtaaatatactcccatagttgcccgcagaagctccgcgatggaggtaaacaagtgctcccatagttccctgcaaAAGCTCTTTGATGGAGGTAACCATATACTGCCATAGTTCCCTacaaaagctccgcgatggaggtaaacatatgctCCCATAGTTAcccgcagaagctccgcgatggaagtaaacatacactcccataagtacctccacaacctccgcgatggaggtaaacatatactcccatagttgcccgcagaagctccgcgatggaagtaaacatatactcccataagtacctccacaacctccgTTCAGCAGCGGAGTAAATCTTTTACTCCGCCTACCCGGAGTATATTTACCTCCCATCAGGGAATGCGGTAGAGGACAAGTCATTTACTCCAATCTCGGATCATTTTTGCTAACAGTgtagaaagagctgctgagctatggtgtctaatgcctcgaagacatatatttgtgaagaatggtcagaacccacgcttccgtgcagataacgctaataaaaggttgcacacacacacgttctacacattcaagcctacgtcgatgctgtttctgcctttttatatattgtacaaatagtactcagagatgcgggggctcctggcggtgacgcgtcgttgtttctatacgatgGTTTAGTGCGTGGTTTTGCATGCATTAGGcttgaaagagctggtgagctatggtgtctaaagcctccagtacatatatttgtgaaggATGGTCAGAACCcatggttccgtgcagataacgcgaaaaaatagttgcacacacacacgtcccatactttcaagcctacgacgctgctccttctgtccttttatatattgtataaatagtacttagagatgcgggggctcctggcggtgaggcgtcgttgtTTCTGTACGCAAGTTTACTGccagtttttgcacgcattaggctagaaagagctggtgagctacggtgtctaatgcctcgaggacatatacttctgaagaatgctcagaacccacgcttccgtggagataacacgaataaaatgttgcacaacacactctccccaccctttcaagcctacgtcgctgctccttctgcccttttatatattgtataaatagcactcagagatgtgggggctcctggcggtgaggcgtcgttgtttctatacgcaaGTTTACTGcgagcttttgcacgcattaggctagaaagagctagCGAGCCacggtgtctaatgcctccaggacatatatttgtgaagaatggtcagaacccacggttccgtgcagataacgcgaataaaaggctgcacaaaaaacgtcccacacattcaagcctacgtcgctgctcctttttgCCTTTTatatattaggcagttttagtgttggggacgcaaggcgttggggccccaagcgcttgggtgcgtttgcgtttgcgtacgcaagcagaaacgtgttataggttagcggccccaaacgcaaacCGCAatgaggtcgcatgcgctcggAGCACCACCAACGTCTGATCGTTGCTGCGTTATCATTTTATAAAATATGAAATGAagcatatgaagtaaagtacACTAAACTCTTTTTATTAGAAGCAATTAATATATATGAAAACGATGTATGTCGACACTAGGCAAAAGATCCATAAGATTATCTACGCGCTTACGGTACGACTGAGGCCCAGCCGAAGCAATCCAAACATACGTTTGGTACGCTGTTAGCATGCTGTTAGGCATCCGTGCTGTTAGGCTTCTCGTGCAGCGTAATCCGACGTGGTCTCTGTTTTGATCATTTAGAGCCTCCTGCAGATTTTGACATGACGCCGTTGCGGCGACAGCGTGCCCGTGTGCTATGCGACCAGCTTCTTTACCTTGATCTGTCGTGGACAGAAATAGAAGATTTATTCCTCGCCCGCCGCGCGCCCACAGAAAGGAAGAGGATTTCGTCCACCGGTTTCGTGGACGCTGCGGCTATGGATGACCAAACTTTTCGGAGGCTGTTCCGAATCGAGAAGGGCGACCTCCACATGCTCAAGGATGCCTTGCGCATCACGGAAATCCGGAGCAGCCAGGGAGTCACTGTGTCGGCAGAGGAAGCTCTATTGATGGGTCTGCGCAGACTTGCGTACCCCAATAGATGGTGGGATTTAGAGCCCCTTTTCGGCCGACACGCGTCCGCAATGTCAAGCATCGTGAGCATACTGTTCAATCATATTGACAGCTCATTCGGCCATCTGCTGGACGACTTGAATAACCACAGCTGGCTGCGTCTCAGTGACTTGGAGGATTTTTCCAAAGTAAGTGGGCGAAAATTGTATTGGTGTGATTTGCTTTTGCACACTTCATGTTCTTGCACTGCACCCTtttttgtgcttttgtttttgtgcaaCAGATAAATGTTTACTTGATACGAGGTATTAAAATCTTTTTCTCCAGTTTTGCATGCGGCATGCTATGGCTGCTCATTGCTGTCACCATCCGACTGCCAGTAAATTAAGTAAATGTTTCAGCAGCAAATGTATACTACAGGCTAAAATATATTGTGACAGTAAGCTCAGCGTTACCGCTAAAATTGAGCGTGTACATGCAGTTTTGACTGAGGAGGTTTTGTTTGTCTTTACAGGCTGTGTATGACAGAGGGGCTCCCCTGCGCATTTGTTGGGGCTTTGTGGATGGCACGGCAAGGCCCATTTGCCACCCTTCAGTGAACCAGCGCATGTATTTTTCTGGGCACAAGAGGCACCACGCACTCAAGTATCAGGCAATCATGTGTGCCAATGGGATTGTGTGCCAACTTGATGGGCCTTATGAAGGGCACAGGCATGACGCTGGTCAgtgtttctttgtttaatgtAGAGTTTGTAAAACAATTACAGCTAGATCGGAATGTTTGTTAGGGCGTTTCAAGCACTATAGTTGACACAGAACCAAAGTAAGACACAATACCACGGATAAAGCACCGACTTTCAATTGACTGATTTTATTAGGTAAATGATTACATATGTCCGTGAAATGCCTTAAGATCTTTCATGACAATGCAAGAGCACAGGTGTTATTGCTCTACAGATACTGCAGTCCATGCTGTTCTCCCAGACATTTGTGTTCTTTTCCATGCTTTTTTTGCATTCTTGGTTCCTACTATAATGAGTTGTGCACTTTGCATGTGACATATATAAACATTTACCTAATGAAATCTGCTAGCTTAAAGTCAGTGCTTTGTCAGTCGTATGGTGTCTTTCTCTTATTGAACATCAGCTATAACGCTGCCCTTAATACAAAAGTTTACATTTGCAGACAAACTAATTGTGTATGCGAATTTCTTGGGTTCAGGCGAGACCCAAGCAGAGTTTAGACGTGACATATGGGAGCCACTTGTGTCCACTTTATCTAGAACCAACTTCTCTAACCCAACTAGATGTCCACACACTTGGAATAATTCCTACACATTACCTACACCTTTCTCCTCATTTTAACCATCTGTAAACAATTTTTCATGTTTATTTCAATGACAGTTTCACAAAAATCTAATATGAAACCACTGCTTTTGCCTCATTTCCGCATTGCTACTGCATGTTGTTTACCATGCCACTTATACTGAGGTGGAAATGCATTAAACACACATTCAGGTTGCAATTTGGAAAAGGCAACCACCCATAATTGATCTTATAGTCCGAAATGTTGAGCTACAACCATCTGCTACGGATTGTTCTATGGTGCGGGCCATCACAACCTATTAAGCACTGCCTGAAACAGTGTCAGAGCTAGAGCCACCCTGCAGTGAAGATACACAGCTTCATGGCCATTTTTAAAagcatttgttctttttttacacaGGTATCCTGCGCGACAGTGGCCTCTACGAGAAGTTGGAGCGGCTAGTGCAGGGTAACTCCTACTGCATCTATGGTGAACCTGCGTATCCTTTGCGCACTCTCCTGATGAGGCCTTACGCCGGTGCTGCCCTCACTCGCCAGCAAGAGCTCTTCAACAAGCAAATGAGCACAGTTCGTCAAGCAGTGGAATGGGGATTCGGCAAGACTGTGGCTCAGTTTTCATTCCTTGATTTGAAAAAAAATCAGAAGCTGCTGCTGCAAAACCTTGGGCAGATGTACCATGTCGGAACTTTGCTTGCGAACTGCCACACATGTATCTATGGAAGTCAAACTGGCATGTTTTTTGGTATCCGTGCACCTGAACTGCACGAATATTTGGAAGTCTAAAGGAGTACCAAGATGATATTTGCCTCCTCGTAgtttttttaaagggacactaaaccgaaacaataaatcagtttagactaatgaagcattgtttgagaaccctgtaggcagccatttaaaaaaatagtttgattattagttgagaaaatgaaggtccaagtatcagtatttgaatttcgcgccagaaCCCCAGCGCTGGTctgtcagcgtgacgtcagggattccaaagtgcTTTCATatttgggccgcattggctgagtaaaggttcccgaaacttgccatgtttaatatttggttcctttagaacccaatgtagtcaatctgtactgctatatatataattagtaggccctagaagatgccatcaaaatccaagacgtcacagcccccaggtgcgggaattTAAGTAGGTGctgccacccgtatttcgtttttgcgctttttctggcttaccaaatgtcttatcgttgtaagagtggtgtttttggtgttgt is from Dermacentor andersoni unplaced genomic scaffold, qqDerAnde1_hic_scaffold ctg00000039.1, whole genome shotgun sequence and encodes:
- the LOC126516433 gene encoding uncharacterized protein, with the translated sequence MTPLRRQRARVLCDQLLYLDLSWTEIEDLFLARRAPTERKRISSTGFVDAAAMDDQTFRRLFRIEKGDLHMLKDALRITEIRSSQGVTVSAEEALLMGLRRLAYPNRWWDLEPLFGRHASAMSSIVSILFNHIDSSFGHLLDDLNNHSWLRLSDLEDFSKAVYDRGAPLRICWGFVDGTARPICHPSVNQRMYFSGHKRHHALKYQAIMCANGIVCQLDGPYEGHRHDAGILRDSGLYEKLERLVQGNSYCIYGEPAYPLRTLLMRPYAGAALTRQQELFNKQMSTVRQAVEWGFGKTVAQFSFLDLKKNQKLLLQNLGQMYHVGTLLANCHTCIYGSQTGMFFGIRAPELHEYLEV